The sequence GAATTACTCCGTAGAATGATAGAAGTCATTATACACTATAAACAAACGAACTATCAATTTACTTGTTTTATACATCGTGAATTAACACTTGATAATGTGCTCGTTCGAGAAATGATGGTCACTTATCTTGCTAAGGAAAAGTATTTATTATTTGGTGTGTTTAAACGTTCCCTCCAAACACTCGGACTAAAAAACCTGCAAATAAATTACTACTATATACAGTTTAAAGGAATGCTCATGACTCCATTTTTAATGCCATATGAGATGAGAGAGCATGTCTCGTTTGACCAATCTCATGACTATTTCATGAAGCAGTATTCCAATTCAATCATCAACTGGTTGGAATATATCTACAATACGAATCAGAAGCCTGGATTTAAACAAAGTATTATGTAGGGTGTTGTAGTAGAATACTGTTCAACTTATGAAGCACTATTCCGATTGAAGGAATAGTGCTTTATGTATTTTTAACTTTTACACAAAGAATGTAGTATGTTTTACTAAGAAATCATAATTATACGTTTTCAAGCATGTAAGATAGGGTATGGCTAGTTTAAAGAATATACAACAAACTGTGACAATACTAATTTAAGTTGTGATTAGACCTTGTGCAGCCTAGCTTTTAGGAAATGATAAAAATGTGATTAGTAAGCTGCATTCACCTTTGTGCTCCTTAGAAAACTAGTGAGTTTCTCCTACTCCGTACGATAATTCAATATCACCCGATCGACATCGTTCATACGACCCTAGTCGGGGAGCTTGAGATTTTGTTTTTGAAAAAAATGTCATTGTCTTAATTATTTTGAAAAATTTTAGCCAAAAGGAAGGTTTACATGGTATCATTATTACCATACATATACATAATTTGTCGTTAATTAAATAGATGTACTTGACAAGGGTTAGGAGGCTTTTTATGGAGTACGTCATCATAGTAGTACTAGTATTAATTGTTGCATTTATTTATGGGTTAATATTACGTAAAAAGATTTATGATGAAGTGGATCGTCTTGAAAATTGGAAATTGAATATTACAAACCGGAACGTAACAGAAGAACTTTCAAAAGTGAAGAACTTAAACTTGTCAGGCGAGACGCAGGAGCGTTTTGAAAAGTGGCGCTCAGAGTGGGATGATATTCTATCAAAACATCTTCCAGATTTAGAGGAAGGGTTGTTCGACGCAGAAGAACATGCAGATCGTTATCGCTTTAAGAAAGCAAGAGCGGTTCTGAAAAATATAGAACAGTCACTTCATTCTATTGAAGCCTCCATAGAAGGAATGTTTGAAGAGTTAGATACATTGTTAAACTCTGAAGAGAATAGTCGAAAGCATGTCGAGGAAATTGAACCTAGGCTAAAAGAATTAAAAAAGAAATTACTTCAACAACGTCACTTATTTGAAAAAGCAGAAACATACTTTGAAAAAGAGATAGCAGAAACCCAAGAAAAATTAACCCATTATTATGACCTCATCGAGGAAGGTAATTATTTCGAAGCAAATGAAATGGTTCAAAATCTTCAAGAAGAGCTATCTACTATAGAGCATAGGATTGAATCTTTTCCTTCCCTCTATAAATCATGTAAGAAAGAGTTACCTGATCAAATTGATGAGTTAATTAGTGGGATTCGAGACATGAGGGAAGATGGATATCGTATTGATCACTATGAATATGAAGCAGAGGCTCTTGAATACCAGGAGCGTTTAAATGACTATTTAAATCAGTTAGAGAAAGCTGAAATGGAAGAGGCTCAACATGGTATTCAAGAAATAGAGGAACGAATTAAGGAAATGTATGCCCAACTTGAAAAAGAAGCACTAGCACGAAACTATGTTGAAAAATACCACCCTCAATTGTTAGAGCAGTTAAATGTCATTAAAGATGAAATAGCTGAAACCAAAAATGAAGTAGATATACTTCAACATTCTTATCATGTTGAAGAACGTGATTTAGAGATACACCTGAGTTTAGAAAAGTGGATTAACAACTTAACGAAACAACTTGATGACATAAAGCTAAATTTAGAAGATGAAGAAACGTCACATGTTACAATACGTGCTCAACTAGAAACACTAACGACTCAATTAGACGAGTTGGTTGAACAACATGAACAGTTTAAAGAACGTTTACATACTTTACGTAAAGGTGAAAGGGACGCCAAGCAACAGCTTTCACAAATGAAACAGGAGTTGCTAGCTGTTTATCGTAGATTGCAAAAAAGCAATATACCTGGGGTGCCACACTATATTGAAGATGTATTAGAGAAAAGTCGGTCTTCTTTATTGAATGTACAACGTCAAGTAGAAGCGCAACAACTAGATATGACAAAGGTTCAAAGTGCAATAGACGAGGCTGTGAAAGATACGGAAAATGCCAAGCAGCAAACGGAACATCTGCTAGAAACAGCATATATGGCAGAAAGTGTTATTCAGTATGGTAATCGGTACAGAAGTAAATATCCATTATTGGCAGCTAAATTATCGGAAGCAGAGCAAGCTTTTCGATCTTACCAGTATGACGTAGCTTTAGAGGAAGCTTCACATGCAATAGAGGAGATTGAGCCTGGCGCTCTAAAACGAATACAGGATATGGTGCAGACTCCTGTAGGATAAGGAGATAGATATGCAAAAAAGATTAGTCCTCAGTTTATC is a genomic window of Pontibacillus yanchengensis containing:
- the ezrA gene encoding septation ring formation regulator EzrA, with translation MEYVIIVVLVLIVAFIYGLILRKKIYDEVDRLENWKLNITNRNVTEELSKVKNLNLSGETQERFEKWRSEWDDILSKHLPDLEEGLFDAEEHADRYRFKKARAVLKNIEQSLHSIEASIEGMFEELDTLLNSEENSRKHVEEIEPRLKELKKKLLQQRHLFEKAETYFEKEIAETQEKLTHYYDLIEEGNYFEANEMVQNLQEELSTIEHRIESFPSLYKSCKKELPDQIDELISGIRDMREDGYRIDHYEYEAEALEYQERLNDYLNQLEKAEMEEAQHGIQEIEERIKEMYAQLEKEALARNYVEKYHPQLLEQLNVIKDEIAETKNEVDILQHSYHVEERDLEIHLSLEKWINNLTKQLDDIKLNLEDEETSHVTIRAQLETLTTQLDELVEQHEQFKERLHTLRKGERDAKQQLSQMKQELLAVYRRLQKSNIPGVPHYIEDVLEKSRSSLLNVQRQVEAQQLDMTKVQSAIDEAVKDTENAKQQTEHLLETAYMAESVIQYGNRYRSKYPLLAAKLSEAEQAFRSYQYDVALEEASHAIEEIEPGALKRIQDMVQTPVG
- the refZ gene encoding forespore capture DNA-binding protein RefZ, with amino-acid sequence MTSLNTKQKVMDAARSLFYTKGYNGTSVRDIAAKAKVNVSLISYHFKNKQGLLEYMMIHYFESYIELLESVQQEEKEHSSRELLRRMIEVIIHYKQTNYQFTCFIHRELTLDNVLVREMMVTYLAKEKYLLFGVFKRSLQTLGLKNLQINYYYIQFKGMLMTPFLMPYEMREHVSFDQSHDYFMKQYSNSIINWLEYIYNTNQKPGFKQSIM